A window of Halogeometricum sp. S1BR25-6 genomic DNA:
TACCAGCGGTTCTGGAGCGACGGACAGAACGTGACCGACGAGGACTGGAAGGCGCTCTGCGACATCGCCGACTACGTCTGCGAACACTGGGACGACGAGGGAGCGGGCATCTGGGAACTGCGCGGGGAGCCCAGACACCTCGTCTACTCGAAGGTGATGTGCTGGGTGGCGCTCGACCGGAGCATCCGACTCGCCGACCGAACGGGACGGGAGGGACCCGTCGACCGCTGGCAGGAGTACCGCGAAGAGATAAAAGAGACCGTCTTAGAGCGGGGGTTCGACGAGGACCTGAACAGCTTCACGCAGTCGTTCGAGGGCGACGAACTGGACGCTTCCAGCCTCCTCATCGTACTCTCGGGCATCCTCCCGTTCGACGACGAGCGCATCGTCGGCACCGTCGACGCCGTGCGCGAGCATCTGACCACCGACGACGGCCTCGTCTTCCGCTACGAGGACGACGGCCTTCCCGGCGAAGAGGGGGCATTCGTGTTCTGTTCGTTCTGGCTGGTCGACGCCCTCGTCGCCACCGACCGGGTCGAGGAGGCGTGGGACGTCTTCGAGAGCGTCCTCGAACACGCGAGTCCGCTCGGGTTGTTCGCCGAGGAGATAAACCCCGACTCGGGCAGACAGATAGGCAATTTCCCGCAGGGCTTCAGCCACATCGGACTGATCAACAGCGCGCTGTACCTCCGCGAGGCCGAGTACGGATGGGCGACGGTCGGTCCGCTGGGGCAGGCGACGCTGATTCAGGAGCGAGAGGCGGAGCGAGGGAAGGACAGAGACGGAGGCGTGACGGCCGAGGCGCCGCGGCACGACGAGGCCTGAGTCGGGGTCGAATCCCGCTCGCGGTGTCCGGCTTCACTCACGCGTCGACGCGAACCCTCGAACTCCATCGGCGTCGTCGATGTCCCTTTGTCGCCGGAGTGGGTATCGTTCACCTCGTCGACCAGGATATCAAGATTGATATCTGAGCGGAAGAATTTATCAGCCCGTCTCCCCCAAGTGATACTGTCGGCGCGCGGCGCGGTCTTCCGAAAGCCGCCGGCGGGTCGACGTGTGCGGGTCGTTCGACGCGACGCGCGTACACATTCATCAGTAATCCAATTCGCCGCTGTCGGCCGCGCCGGCGGGCCGTCGCTCGCGCGACCGCTCCCCCCGGCGGGGCTCTCTCGAAGGGCCTCGTCGGCGCTCGGTCGACCCGAAACGGGACTGCCTACCCCCCGCACCGGGTCGCCGCGGCCGTCCGGGACTGCCTACCCCCCGCACCGGGTCGCCGCGGCCGTCCAGGACTGCCTACCCCTCGGACGGGCGCACCGAGTCGCCGAACCGACCGACATCACGCGCGTGCGGCGGTCCATCCCGACGGACCGCCCCGGGTGCGGCGGCGATTGGTCTCTCCTTCGACACCCACATCTCAGATACGTCTCGCGACAAGCGTTTAGACGGTCGCCGCGGTAATGGTCTGTATGTCCGACGCGACCAGGTGCGCGCAGCGTCGTCCCCGAAGCAACAGCGCCGGCGTCCTCCCGACGCCGACGCGCCGGTCGGGGGTGCCCGCGTGACCCGACCCTCCGGCAGGGGCGAGTGGAAGCAGGCCAAGTACGTCGACCGGGAGGGTGACGGCTACCGGACCGACGGGCGCGACGCCGAGAAACCCTCGCGGGAGTCGTTCTCGAAGGTGACGATGGGCTTCGAGAGCGGCGGCGAACGCTGCTCGGGGTGGCTCTACCGCCCCGACCGACCCGCCGACCCGCCGGTCGTCGTCATGGCCGGCGGCCTCGCGGGCGAGCGCTCGTTCGGCCTGCCCGCCTACGCCGAGCGACTCGCGGAGGCGGGGTACGCCGTCTTCCTGTTCGACTACCGCAACCACGGCGACAGCGACGGCGACCCGCGGAACCTCGTCTCGCCGTCGCGCCAGCGGACCGACTGGGAGGCGGCCGTCGAGAGCGTCCGGGGTCGGGACGGCCTCGACGACACCCGCCTCGTCCTCTGGGGCGCCGACTTGGGCGGCGGGCACGCCCTCGACGTGGCCGCGGATGACCCGCGCGTGCGCGCCGTCGTCGCGCAGACGCCGGTGCTCTCGGGCCGGTCGTTCCTCTCGACGCGGGGCCTCGGCTTCGTCGCGAAATCGGTGCTGTCGGGGGTTCGCGACCGACTCCAGTCGCTTCTCACCGACCCGCACACCGTCCCCGTCGCCGGCGACCCCGAGGAGTTCGCCCTCGTCTCGACGGCCGGCGCGCGCCGGGGCTACCTCGACACCGTCCCCTCTGATAGCGACTGGGACAACGAGACGCCCGCCCGGTCGCTTCTCAATCTCGTCCGCTTCTCGGCCGGCGACGACCTAGAGAGTGTCGCCTGTCCCGTTCTCGTCGTCGGCGGGACGCGCGACGACGTGGTGCCCGTCGGGGGCGTCGAGTCCGCGGCGGACTCGCTGTCGGACGCGACGTTCCTCCGCCTGCCGACCGGCCACTTCGACGTCTACGAGGGTAGCGGTCTGGAGTCGGTCGTCGGCCACGGCCTCGCGTTCCTCGACGCTGAAGTCGACGACGCCGACCACTAGCCGAGTATCAAACGGGAGATTCGGCAGGGTACCGTTATTCGTCTCCGGCTCTCCGTTGTGATATCATGCACTGTCCGACCGGTCGCGCGTGTAGGGCCGCCGTCACCGTACTGTTGATTCTCTCGGTCGCCGCGTCGATGGAGGGGTCCGCGTAGGCCGCTGTCTTTCGGAGGGTTCGATTCGCGACCGCCGAACCCTGTCAACCCCCGTCGGGACGCGTGCGTGACCTTCTTAGGACGGCACTGCGCACATCCGACGATGACCGCCACGCGAACCGTCGAGTTGGAGGGGCACATCATCGACTCCGGGATGATGCAGCGGGCGTTCGGACTCGTGATGGACCTCGGCGGCGACTTCGAGGTCGAGGAGTTCGTCGTCGGCAAGCACAAGGACAAGACGTCGCACTGCCGGATGGCCGTCTCGGCCGGTCCGGACGAGGACGACGCCGAGTTACAGGAGATTCTGCACGAACTGCACCAGATCGGCGCGAACCTCATCGATCCGGTGGACGCCCGCGTCGTCCCCGCTCCGGCCGACCAAGTCGTCCCGCACGGCTTCTACTCGACGACGAACCACCCCACGCGCGTCCGCTACGAGAGCGAGTGGATCGACGTCGAGAACATCGAGATGGACTGCGCGATAGTGGTCGAGGACGACGGCGACGACGTCCGCGCGTACACGAAGGTGCTGAACGCCATCGAGGAGGGTGACCTCGTCGTGACCGACGAGGCGGGCGTCCGCGTCGACCCGCCCGAACGCCCCCGCGACGCCTCCGGCCCGTTCGGGTTCATGCAGGGCGGCGTCTCCTCGGAGCGACCCTCCGAGTCGCTCATCAAACAGGTCGCGGAGGCTCTCGAAGAGACGAAACGGGAGGGGGGGAACGTGCTCGTCGTCGCCGGCCCGGCCCTCATCCACGCCGGCGCGGCCGAGGACTTAGCCCGCCTCGTCCGCGAGGGCTACGTCGACATGATATCCGCGGGCAACGGCTTCGCCACCCACGACATCGAACGCGGTCTGTACGGCACCTCGCTCGGGATGGATATGGAGACGATGGAGCACCCGCGGAAGGGGCACAAACACCATATCTACACCATCAGCGAGGTCATCCGCGCGGGCGGCATCGAGGAGGCCGTCGAAGAGGGCCTCATCGGCAGCGGAATCATGTACGAGTGCGTGCAGAACGACGTACCGTACGTCCTCGCCGGGTCCATCCGCGACGACGGCCCCCTTCCGGACACCATCACCGACGCGGTGGAGGCGCAGAACGCCATCCGCGAACAGGCCCACGAGGCCGACATGGTGTTGATGCTCTCGACCCTCCTGCACTCGGTGGCCGTCGGCAACTGCCTCCCCTCGACGACGCGCGTCGTCTGCGTCGACATCAACCCCGCGACGGTGACGCAGTTGCTCGACCGCGGGAGTTCACAGGCCATCGGCATGGTGACCGACATCGGGACGTTCGTGCCGACGCTGGCCGACGAGGTGCTGACCGGCGACAGTTCGGTCACGGACGGCGGCGAGGACGCCGAGGAGGACGCGGCGGACGACTGAACCTCACTCCATCCGTTCGAGCGGAACGACCGACATCGGTCGGTTCGAGTTGAGGAGAATCTTCTGCGCCGTGCTGCCGAAGACGACTTTCGCCGTCGGGTTGCGCTTGCGGACGCCGAGGAGAATCTCGTCGGCGTCGACCTCCTCGGCGTAGTCGAGGACGTCCGTGGCGGCGTCGTTGCCGCGGACGAACTGGCGGGTCTCCACCTCGGCGAACCCGCCGAGACGGGACGCGACGACGTTGAGGGCGTCTTCGCCGTCGCGCGCGTCCTCGCCCGACGTCTCGTCGCCGCCGGGCAGGGAGTTCACCGCGTGGACGGTGTCGCCGTCGTCGAGGCGGGAGAGCAGGTAATCGCAGAGGGCGGCGCTCGTGTCGACGTGGTTCGTCGCCAGCACGTACGTTGTCATACCCCACGATTCGCGTCGTGTGACAAAAATCCGCCGCCCCCGGTGCGCGGACGGTCGATTCGACCCCGCCCGAACACAAAGCCTATACCGAACAGTTCTATCTGCTGACGTATGAACCGAGACGCCGCCCTCGCGACGGCCGCCGTCGGAGTCGTCGCCGTCGCCCTCCTC
This region includes:
- a CDS encoding alpha/beta hydrolase — its product is MTRPSGRGEWKQAKYVDREGDGYRTDGRDAEKPSRESFSKVTMGFESGGERCSGWLYRPDRPADPPVVVMAGGLAGERSFGLPAYAERLAEAGYAVFLFDYRNHGDSDGDPRNLVSPSRQRTDWEAAVESVRGRDGLDDTRLVLWGADLGGGHALDVAADDPRVRAVVAQTPVLSGRSFLSTRGLGFVAKSVLSGVRDRLQSLLTDPHTVPVAGDPEEFALVSTAGARRGYLDTVPSDSDWDNETPARSLLNLVRFSAGDDLESVACPVLVVGGTRDDVVPVGGVESAADSLSDATFLRLPTGHFDVYEGSGLESVVGHGLAFLDAEVDDADH
- a CDS encoding TIGR00300 family protein, giving the protein MTATRTVELEGHIIDSGMMQRAFGLVMDLGGDFEVEEFVVGKHKDKTSHCRMAVSAGPDEDDAELQEILHELHQIGANLIDPVDARVVPAPADQVVPHGFYSTTNHPTRVRYESEWIDVENIEMDCAIVVEDDGDDVRAYTKVLNAIEEGDLVVTDEAGVRVDPPERPRDASGPFGFMQGGVSSERPSESLIKQVAEALEETKREGGNVLVVAGPALIHAGAAEDLARLVREGYVDMISAGNGFATHDIERGLYGTSLGMDMETMEHPRKGHKHHIYTISEVIRAGGIEEAVEEGLIGSGIMYECVQNDVPYVLAGSIRDDGPLPDTITDAVEAQNAIREQAHEADMVLMLSTLLHSVAVGNCLPSTTRVVCVDINPATVTQLLDRGSSQAIGMVTDIGTFVPTLADEVLTGDSSVTDGGEDAEEDAADD
- a CDS encoding universal stress protein, producing MTTYVLATNHVDTSAALCDYLLSRLDDGDTVHAVNSLPGGDETSGEDARDGEDALNVVASRLGGFAEVETRQFVRGNDAATDVLDYAEEVDADEILLGVRKRNPTAKVVFGSTAQKILLNSNRPMSVVPLERME